One genomic segment of Jaculus jaculus isolate mJacJac1 chromosome 2, mJacJac1.mat.Y.cur, whole genome shotgun sequence includes these proteins:
- the LOC123458603 gene encoding nucleoporin SEH1-like, with amino-acid sequence MFVARSIAADHKDLIHDVSFDFHGRRMATCSSDQSVKVWDKSESGDWHCTASWKTHSGSVWRVTWAHPEFGQVLASCSFDRTAAVWEEIVGESNDKLRGQSHWVKRTTLVDSRTSVTDVKFAPKHMGLMLATCSADGIVRIYEAPDVMNLSQWSLQHEVSCKLSCSCISWNPSSSRAHSPMIAVGSDDSSPNAMAKVQIFEYNENTRKYAKAETLMTVTDPVHDIAFAPNLGRSFHILAIATKDVRIFTLKPVRKELTSSGGPTKFEIHIVAQFDNHNSQVWRVSWNITGTVLASSGDDGCVRLWKANYMDNWKCTGILKGNGSPVNGNSQQGNSTPSLGSTIPNLQNSLNGSSASRKYFFPPLDSPRAGSRWSSSSQLLPPPPAPLVEHSCDADTANLQYPHPPRGYLSRPLNPLPENEGV; translated from the exons ATGTTTGTGGCGCGCAGCATCGCGGCGGACCATAAGGATCTCATCCACGATGTCTCCTTCGACTTCCACGGGCGCCGCATGGCCACCTGCTCCAGCGACCAGAGCGTCAAGGTCTGGGACAAAAGTGAAAGTGGAGACTGGCATTGTACCGCTAGCTGGAAGACACATAGTGGATCTGTATGGCGTGTGACATGGGCTCATCCTGAGTTTGGACAGGTTTTGGCCTCCTGTTCTTTTGATCGAACAGCTGCTGTGTGGGAAGAAATAGTAGGAGAGTCCAATGATAAACTGCGAGGACAGAGTCACTGGGTGAAGAGGACGACTTTAGTGGATAGCAGAACATCTGTTACTGATGTGAAATTTGCTCCCAAGCATATGGGTCTTATGTTAGCAACCTGTTCAGCAGATGGTATAGTAAGAATATATGAGGCACCAGATGTCATGAATCTCAGCCAGTGGTCTCTGCAGCACGAGGTCTCCTGTAAACTAAGCTGTAGTTGTATTTCTTGGAACCCTTCAAGTTCTCGTGCCCACTCCCCCATGATAGCTGTAGGAAGTGATGACAGTAGTCCAAATGCAATGGCCAAGGTTCAGATCTTTGAATACAATGAAAACACGAGGAAATATGCAAAAGCTGAAACTCTTATGACAGTCACTGATCCTGTTCATGATATTGCATTTGCTCCAAATTTGGGAAGATCTTTCCACATTCTAGCAATAGCAACCAAAGATGTGAGAATTTTTACATTAAAGCCTGTGAGGAAAGAGCTTACTTCCTCTGGTGGGCCAACAAAATTTGAAATTCATATAGTGGCTCAGTTTGATAATCATAATTCCCAAGTCTGGAGGGTGAGCTGGAACATAACGGGAACAGTGTTAGCATCTTCTGGAGATGATGGCTGTGTAAGATTGTGGAAAGCGAATTATATGGACAATTGGAAGTGCACTGGTATATTGAAAGGTAATGGGAGCCCAGTTAATGGGAATTCTCAACAGGGAAATTCAACTCCTTCCCTTGGCTCAACTATTCCAAATCTCCAAAATTCATTAAATGGATCTTCTGCTAGCAGAAA GTATTTCTTTCCCCCTCTGGATTCCCCAAGGGCTGGATCAAGATGGTCCAGTTCTTCTcagctccttcctcctcctcctgctcctctggTAGAGCACTCTTGTGATGCCGACACTGCCAACCTCCAGTATCCTCATCCTCCCAGAGGGTATCTCTCTCGGCCTCTTAATCCCTTACCTGAGAATGAAGGGGTTTAA